A single genomic interval of Lysobacter avium harbors:
- the thiC gene encoding phosphomethylpyrimidine synthase ThiC gives MTALSPNPSGVPVSQTTDHLPSSALVQQADQLSADVVRPMPGSRKVHVPGSRPDLRVAMREVVLERTPTAFGGEDNAPLAIYDTSGPYTDPDARIDLSAGLAPLRAAWIADRGDSEVLDRLSSSFGRVRADDARLDAVRFGNRPLPRRAVAGVNVTQMHYARRGMVTPEMEYIAIRENQRMDAITEAHLLYQHPGHSFGANIQKRITPEFVRDEVARGRAIIPCNINHPESEPMIIGRNFLTKVNANIGNSAVSSGIAEEVEKLVWAIRWGADNVMDLSTGKYIHETREWIIRNSPVPIGTVPIYQALEKVDGRAEDLTWEIFRDTLIEQAEQGVDYFTIHAGVLLRYVPLTAKRVTGIVSRCGSIMAKWCLAHHKESFLYEHFEDICDIMKSYDVAFSLGDGLRPGSIADANDAAQFAELETLGELTRIAWKHDVQTMVEGPGHVPMHLIKENMDKQLESCGEAPFYTLGPLTTDIAPGYDHITSAIGAAMIGWYGCAMLCYVTPKEHLGLPNKEDVREGLMAYKIAAHAADLAKGHPGAQARDNALSKARFEFRWQDQFNLGLDPDRATEYHDETLPKDAHKSAHFCSMCGPSFCSMKITQDVRNEFGGKASVPDNDDNAHRDSQEIAEGMAEKAAEFRAAGGEIYSKV, from the coding sequence ATGACTGCACTGTCCCCCAATCCCTCCGGCGTGCCGGTGTCCCAGACGACCGACCATCTGCCTTCCAGCGCGCTGGTCCAACAGGCCGACCAACTTTCCGCCGACGTGGTCCGGCCCATGCCCGGCTCTCGGAAGGTGCACGTCCCGGGCTCCCGCCCCGACCTTCGCGTGGCGATGCGCGAGGTCGTGTTGGAACGCACGCCGACCGCTTTCGGTGGTGAGGACAATGCGCCGCTGGCGATCTACGACACCTCCGGCCCCTACACCGATCCCGACGCGCGCATCGACCTGTCCGCCGGCCTGGCGCCGCTGCGCGCGGCCTGGATTGCAGATCGTGGCGACAGCGAAGTGCTGGACCGGTTGAGCTCCAGCTTCGGCCGCGTGCGCGCAGACGATGCCCGCCTGGACGCGGTGCGCTTCGGCAACCGTCCGCTGCCACGCCGCGCGGTTGCGGGCGTCAACGTCACCCAGATGCACTATGCGCGCCGCGGCATGGTCACCCCGGAGATGGAATACATCGCCATCCGCGAAAACCAGCGGATGGACGCGATCACCGAGGCGCACCTGCTTTACCAGCACCCCGGACACAGCTTCGGCGCCAACATCCAGAAGCGGATCACCCCGGAGTTCGTGCGCGACGAGGTCGCCCGCGGCCGCGCGATCATCCCGTGCAACATCAACCACCCCGAGAGTGAGCCGATGATCATCGGCCGCAACTTCCTGACCAAGGTCAACGCCAACATCGGCAACTCCGCGGTGTCCTCCGGCATTGCCGAGGAGGTGGAGAAGCTGGTCTGGGCGATCCGCTGGGGCGCCGACAACGTCATGGACCTGTCCACCGGCAAGTACATCCACGAGACCCGCGAGTGGATCATCCGCAACTCGCCTGTGCCGATCGGCACGGTGCCGATCTACCAGGCGCTGGAGAAGGTCGACGGCCGCGCCGAGGACCTCACCTGGGAGATTTTCCGCGACACGCTCATCGAGCAGGCCGAGCAGGGCGTGGACTACTTCACCATCCACGCCGGCGTCCTGCTGCGCTACGTGCCCCTTACCGCGAAACGCGTCACCGGCATCGTCTCCCGTTGCGGCTCGATCATGGCCAAGTGGTGTCTGGCCCACCACAAGGAGAGCTTTCTCTACGAGCACTTCGAGGACATCTGCGACATCATGAAGTCCTATGACGTGGCCTTCAGCCTCGGCGATGGTCTGCGTCCCGGTTCGATCGCCGACGCCAACGACGCCGCCCAGTTCGCCGAGCTGGAGACCCTTGGCGAGCTGACCCGGATCGCCTGGAAACACGACGTGCAGACCATGGTCGAGGGGCCCGGACACGTGCCGATGCACCTGATCAAGGAAAACATGGACAAGCAGTTGGAGTCGTGCGGCGAGGCGCCGTTCTATACGCTGGGCCCGCTGACCACCGACATCGCGCCCGGCTACGACCACATCACTTCGGCCATCGGGGCGGCCATGATTGGCTGGTACGGTTGCGCGATGCTCTGCTACGTCACGCCAAAGGAGCACCTGGGCCTGCCGAACAAGGAGGACGTGCGCGAGGGCCTGATGGCCTACAAGATCGCCGCCCACGCCGCCGACCTGGCCAAGGGGCATCCCGGCGCGCAGGCGCGGGACAACGCGCTGTCCAAGGCGCGCTTCGAGTTTCGCTGGCAGGACCAGTTCAATCTCGGTCTGGATCCGGATCGGGCGACGGAGTACCACGACGAGACCCTGCCCAAGGATGCCCACAAGTCCGCGCACTTCTGTTCCATGTGCGGGCCAAGCTTCTGCTCGATGAAGATCACCCAGGACGTGCGCAACGAATTCGGCGGCAAGGCTTCCGTCCCCGACAACGATGACAACGCGCATAGGGACAGCCAGGAGATTGCCGAAGGCATGGCGGAGAAGGCAGCCGAGTTCCGTGCCGCCGGCGGGGAGATCTACTCCAAGGTGTAA
- the ilvD gene encoding dihydroxy-acid dehydratase has product MRSNAIKSGPAHAPARAMLRATGMDDAAIAKPLVAVVHTWTDVSPCNINLRDLARHAADGVREGGGTPVEFNTIAVTDGIAMGSDGMRASLASRETIADSIELAVMGHCLDAMVLLVGCDKTLPAAAMAAARLDIPTVILYGGTIMPGQCPTGEKSLTVQDVFEAVGAHAAGHINDAELADVERHACPGAGACGGQFTANTMAMVLTFLGLSPLQLNDIPATHGDKPAAAHACGRMVMEQLGRGGPLPRQLLTPVSLRNAARAVSATAGSTNCAMHLLAIAHEAGVAFDLEEFQQASAVPVIADLKPGGRYTAAELFTFGGVALVADELRAAGLIEDMPTVTGRSLFEELDALPAAAEQDAVRPVTDPIKPTGGFSILYGDLAPEGCIVKLAGHGQNHFEGPARVFNSEESCFAAVQARRVNAGDVVVIRFEGPAGGPGMREMLAVTAALVGQGLSDDVALITDGRFSGATRGFMVGHVSPEAAHGGPIARIRDGDRISIDVTTRRIDVDADLASRTPARIAPRVTTGVLAKYAQLVSSASLGAVTAPGPLSGRGIPATLVGADTAAKPEAELATT; this is encoded by the coding sequence GTGAGAAGCAACGCCATCAAGTCAGGTCCCGCCCATGCCCCGGCCCGCGCGATGCTGCGCGCCACCGGCATGGACGATGCGGCGATCGCCAAGCCGCTGGTCGCCGTGGTGCACACGTGGACGGACGTATCGCCGTGCAACATCAACCTGCGCGACCTGGCGCGGCACGCCGCCGACGGCGTCCGAGAAGGCGGCGGTACGCCGGTCGAGTTCAACACCATCGCCGTCACCGACGGCATCGCGATGGGCAGCGACGGCATGCGGGCCTCGCTGGCCTCCCGCGAGACCATCGCCGACTCGATCGAACTGGCGGTGATGGGCCATTGCCTGGACGCGATGGTGCTGCTGGTGGGCTGCGACAAGACCCTGCCCGCAGCCGCGATGGCGGCGGCGCGGCTGGATATCCCGACGGTGATCCTCTACGGCGGCACGATCATGCCGGGCCAGTGCCCGACCGGCGAAAAGTCGCTGACGGTGCAGGACGTGTTCGAAGCGGTCGGCGCGCACGCGGCCGGCCACATCAACGACGCCGAGCTGGCGGATGTCGAGCGCCACGCCTGCCCCGGCGCTGGCGCCTGCGGCGGCCAGTTCACCGCCAACACGATGGCGATGGTGCTGACTTTCCTGGGCCTGTCGCCGCTGCAGCTCAACGACATCCCCGCCACGCATGGCGACAAGCCTGCCGCGGCGCACGCCTGCGGGCGAATGGTGATGGAGCAGTTGGGCCGGGGCGGTCCGCTGCCACGGCAGTTGCTGACCCCGGTCTCGCTGCGCAACGCCGCCCGCGCGGTCTCGGCTACGGCCGGTTCGACCAACTGCGCGATGCATCTACTGGCGATCGCCCACGAGGCCGGCGTGGCCTTCGACCTGGAGGAGTTCCAGCAGGCATCGGCGGTCCCGGTCATCGCCGACCTGAAACCCGGTGGACGCTATACCGCCGCGGAGCTGTTCACCTTCGGCGGTGTCGCCCTGGTGGCCGATGAGCTGCGCGCTGCCGGCCTGATCGAGGACATGCCCACCGTCACCGGCCGTAGTCTGTTCGAGGAGCTGGACGCGTTGCCGGCGGCCGCCGAGCAGGACGCGGTGCGGCCGGTGACCGATCCGATCAAGCCGACTGGAGGATTCTCGATCCTGTACGGCGACCTCGCCCCCGAAGGCTGCATCGTCAAGCTAGCCGGCCACGGCCAGAACCATTTCGAAGGCCCGGCGCGGGTGTTCAACTCCGAGGAGAGCTGCTTCGCCGCGGTCCAGGCGCGCAGGGTCAACGCCGGCGACGTGGTCGTGATCCGCTTCGAAGGCCCCGCCGGCGGCCCGGGCATGCGCGAGATGCTGGCGGTCACCGCCGCGCTGGTGGGCCAGGGCTTGAGCGATGACGTGGCCCTGATCACCGACGGCCGATTCAGTGGCGCGACGCGCGGCTTCATGGTCGGTCACGTGTCGCCCGAGGCGGCGCATGGCGGCCCCATCGCCAGGATCCGCGACGGCGACCGGATCAGCATCGACGTCACCACCCGACGCATCGACGTCGATGCGGACCTCGCCTCGCGGACCCCCGCGCGCATCGCCCCGCGCGTCACCACCGGCGTGCTCGCGAAGTACGCGCAGCTGGTCAGCTCGGCCTCGCTGGGCGCGGTCACCGCACCCGGCCCACTGAGCGGCCGCGGCATTCCGGCAACCCTCGTTGGCGCCGATACGGCCGCGAAGCCCGAAGCCGAACTGGCGACGACCTGA